The Spirosoma foliorum genome has a window encoding:
- a CDS encoding metal-dependent hydrolase family protein, translating into MNKLYFLLLYFPTTLFAQSTYLLRPDRVFDGETMHEGWVVRVKDDKIEAAGPASSVPATGAEVVDLKGTTLTPGLIEGHSHLLLHPYNETTWDDQVLKEARSLRVARATVHAQKTLLAGFTTVRDLGTEGADYDDVGLKQAINKGIIPGPRMIVVTRALIATGSYGPKGFSPDIDVPQGAEEADGHDALIQAVRRQIGKGADAIKIYADYRWGLMAEARPTYTIDEIKLIVEVAKSSGRAVVAHAGTAEGMRRAILGGCETIEHGDAGTPEIFALMKQHGTALCPTLAAGDATSQYRGWKKGQEPEPERIKQKRITFKQSLDAGVTVCAGGDVGVFSHGDNARELVMMVEYGMKPIDVLRSATSINADVFHLADRGRIRPGLLADLVAVEGDPSKTITDLQRVRTVLKGGIFYKR; encoded by the coding sequence ATGAACAAACTATACTTCTTGCTTCTCTATTTCCCAACAACACTCTTTGCGCAATCAACCTACCTCCTCCGCCCCGACCGCGTCTTCGATGGCGAAACCATGCACGAAGGATGGGTTGTGCGCGTAAAAGATGATAAAATTGAAGCGGCTGGTCCTGCGTCTTCGGTGCCGGCAACGGGTGCTGAAGTAGTTGATCTCAAAGGGACGACACTAACGCCTGGCCTGATTGAAGGGCATTCTCATTTATTATTACATCCCTATAACGAAACAACTTGGGACGATCAGGTTCTGAAAGAAGCCCGGTCATTGCGCGTAGCACGAGCAACCGTTCACGCTCAGAAAACGTTGCTCGCTGGTTTTACGACCGTGCGCGATTTAGGTACCGAAGGGGCTGATTATGACGACGTAGGTTTAAAACAGGCCATCAACAAGGGCATTATTCCGGGGCCGCGCATGATTGTTGTAACTCGAGCGCTTATTGCTACGGGTAGTTATGGTCCTAAAGGGTTTAGTCCAGATATTGATGTGCCGCAGGGAGCCGAAGAAGCTGATGGACACGATGCACTTATTCAGGCGGTTCGACGGCAGATTGGTAAAGGAGCCGATGCTATAAAAATCTACGCCGATTATCGTTGGGGATTAATGGCCGAAGCCCGTCCAACGTACACTATCGATGAAATCAAGCTTATTGTTGAAGTGGCTAAAAGTAGCGGTCGAGCCGTAGTGGCGCATGCGGGTACAGCCGAAGGAATGCGTCGGGCCATTTTGGGTGGCTGCGAAACGATAGAACATGGCGATGCCGGAACGCCTGAAATTTTTGCGTTAATGAAGCAGCATGGTACGGCACTTTGTCCAACCCTGGCGGCTGGTGATGCTACTAGTCAGTATCGTGGTTGGAAAAAAGGACAGGAACCCGAGCCGGAACGAATTAAACAAAAACGCATAACGTTTAAACAGTCATTAGACGCTGGTGTAACGGTTTGTGCCGGGGGCGATGTGGGCGTATTTAGCCACGGCGATAATGCGCGCGAGCTGGTCATGATGGTTGAGTATGGTATGAAACCTATCGATGTGCTTCGATCGGCTACATCTATAAATGCAGACGTATTTCATCTTGCCGATCGTGGCCGTATTCGTCCGGGTTTGCTGGCCGATCTGGTGGCTGTGGAAGGCGACCCCAGCAAAACTATTACTGATCTGCAACGAGTGCGAACCGTTTTAAAAGGGGGTATTTTTTACAAACGGTAA
- the uvrA gene encoding excinuclease ABC subunit UvrA, which produces MTTEEKPQLTDIDLTGYDQIEVLGAREHNLKNIDVTIPRNKLVVVTGISGSGKSSLAFDTIYAEGQRRYMESFSAYARSFIGDMERPDVDKINGLSPVISIEQKTTSKNPRSTVGTTTEIYDFLRLLYARAGEAFSYLTGRKMERQSQDQIIDTILEQYAGQKLTLLAPIIKSRKGHYRELFVQIAKTGYTKVRVDGVVQDIAPKMQLDRYKIHDIEIVIDRLVPKVEDRYRLSQSIQTALKQGKGAMQMLDGSGQLVYFSQNLMDPESGISYDEPSPNSFSFNSPYGACPVCNGLGVVEEITEESVIPDKSLSISRGAIAPLGEYRELWIFKEIEAILKKYKLNLTTPVVKFPEDLLHALMYGTEEEATVPSKKFVGRGDGPEDYYSFKFEGIVNFLKRQQENSTDKIQEWLKDFMVIKPCPECEGARLKKESLYFKIDQKNISELARMDISELTEWFTGVESRLTDRQNVIAKEILKEIRKRIGFLLDIGLDYLTLDRPLRTLSGGEAQRIRLATQIGTQLVGVLYIMDEPSIGLHQRDNVKLIDSLKNLRDLGNTVLVVEHDKDMMLESDFILDIGPGAGRHGGQVVNQGTPEEFLKNQYVGAAGTSTTADYLSGRRAIEVPTERRKGNGKFLIIKNATGHNLKNVTLKLPLGRMVTITGVSGSGKSSLIHETLFPVLNRHFYKSKREPLPFKTVEGLEYLDKVIEVDQSPIGRTPRSNPATYTGMFSEIRTLFAELPEAKIRGYKPGRFSFNVKGGRCEDCEGAGMKKIEMEFLPDVHVMCETCKGKRFNRETLEVRFKGKSIADVLDMTVEQGLEFFASQPKILRKVTTLNDVGLGYITLGQHATTLSGGEAQRVKLAEELSKKDTGKTLYILDEPTTGLHFQDIAHLLDVLNKLADKGNTVLIIEHNLDVIKVSDHLIDLGPEGGNKGGNIIAEGPPEKVAEVKGSYTGKFLKMELEGQKT; this is translated from the coding sequence GTGACGACAGAAGAAAAGCCACAACTTACTGATATTGACCTGACGGGATACGACCAGATTGAGGTCCTCGGTGCCCGTGAACATAATCTTAAAAATATTGATGTTACCATTCCCCGAAACAAACTGGTTGTCGTGACTGGCATTAGTGGAAGCGGGAAATCATCGCTGGCCTTCGATACAATTTATGCCGAGGGACAACGACGCTATATGGAGAGTTTTTCGGCCTACGCCCGCTCGTTTATTGGCGATATGGAACGGCCCGATGTTGATAAAATTAACGGACTTAGTCCGGTAATTTCAATCGAGCAGAAAACGACTTCCAAAAACCCACGCTCAACGGTAGGGACCACTACCGAGATTTATGATTTCTTACGACTGCTCTATGCCCGTGCAGGCGAAGCGTTTTCATATCTGACGGGGAGGAAAATGGAGCGCCAGTCGCAGGACCAGATTATTGACACCATTCTGGAGCAATATGCTGGTCAGAAACTAACGTTGCTGGCTCCCATTATCAAAAGCCGGAAGGGTCATTACCGAGAACTGTTCGTACAAATTGCCAAAACGGGCTATACCAAAGTGCGGGTAGATGGTGTCGTGCAGGACATTGCGCCGAAGATGCAATTGGACCGCTACAAAATCCACGATATTGAGATTGTTATTGATCGACTTGTGCCCAAAGTAGAGGATCGTTATCGGCTCAGCCAATCGATCCAGACGGCACTGAAGCAGGGGAAAGGTGCCATGCAAATGCTGGACGGATCGGGCCAGTTGGTTTATTTCTCGCAAAACCTGATGGACCCTGAGTCGGGTATCAGTTACGATGAACCATCGCCAAACTCCTTCTCGTTCAACTCACCTTACGGAGCCTGCCCGGTTTGTAATGGGTTGGGCGTAGTAGAGGAAATCACGGAAGAGTCGGTTATTCCTGATAAGTCACTAAGCATCAGTCGAGGTGCTATTGCGCCTTTAGGTGAATATCGCGAATTGTGGATTTTCAAGGAGATCGAAGCAATTTTGAAAAAGTACAAGCTGAATCTCACGACGCCCGTTGTCAAGTTTCCCGAAGATCTTCTCCACGCATTAATGTATGGCACGGAGGAAGAAGCAACCGTTCCTTCGAAGAAGTTTGTTGGCCGTGGCGACGGACCGGAAGATTACTACAGTTTTAAGTTCGAAGGAATTGTCAACTTCCTGAAACGGCAGCAGGAGAATAGTACCGATAAAATTCAGGAGTGGCTCAAGGATTTCATGGTCATAAAGCCTTGTCCTGAGTGCGAGGGTGCCCGACTGAAAAAAGAATCATTGTATTTCAAGATCGATCAGAAGAACATTTCTGAGCTAGCCCGGATGGACATCTCCGAGTTGACGGAATGGTTTACAGGCGTGGAAAGTCGTCTGACAGACCGTCAGAATGTAATCGCCAAAGAAATTCTGAAAGAGATTCGGAAACGCATCGGCTTCCTGCTTGACATTGGTCTCGATTACCTGACGCTTGATCGTCCGTTACGGACGCTGTCAGGTGGCGAAGCGCAACGTATTCGACTGGCTACCCAAATCGGAACGCAGTTGGTTGGCGTACTTTACATCATGGATGAGCCAAGTATCGGTCTGCATCAGCGCGATAACGTGAAACTGATTGATTCTCTGAAGAATCTGCGTGATTTGGGAAATACGGTTCTGGTTGTTGAGCACGATAAAGACATGATGCTCGAGTCAGACTTTATCCTTGACATCGGTCCCGGTGCCGGTCGACATGGCGGGCAGGTAGTTAACCAGGGAACACCTGAGGAATTCCTGAAAAATCAGTATGTCGGCGCGGCAGGTACAAGCACCACAGCTGACTACCTGAGCGGTCGACGGGCTATTGAAGTGCCCACCGAACGGCGGAAAGGAAATGGTAAATTCCTAATTATTAAGAACGCTACGGGTCATAACCTAAAAAACGTAACGCTGAAATTGCCCCTCGGTCGGATGGTGACGATTACGGGCGTATCGGGTAGCGGAAAGTCATCGCTGATTCACGAAACGTTGTTTCCGGTACTGAATCGCCATTTCTATAAATCGAAGCGTGAGCCGCTACCGTTCAAAACGGTGGAAGGATTGGAGTATCTGGACAAAGTCATTGAAGTTGATCAGTCGCCTATTGGACGAACTCCCCGCTCGAACCCGGCTACGTACACAGGTATGTTCTCGGAAATTCGGACGTTGTTTGCTGAACTGCCCGAAGCTAAAATTCGGGGATATAAACCAGGTCGGTTCTCGTTTAATGTGAAGGGTGGACGTTGTGAGGATTGTGAAGGTGCGGGTATGAAGAAGATCGAAATGGAATTTCTGCCCGATGTACATGTTATGTGCGAAACCTGCAAAGGCAAACGCTTCAACCGCGAGACGTTGGAAGTGCGTTTCAAAGGCAAATCGATTGCCGATGTGCTCGACATGACCGTTGAACAGGGCCTGGAGTTCTTTGCAAGCCAGCCTAAAATCCTGCGGAAAGTAACGACGCTGAACGACGTTGGGTTGGGTTATATCACGCTCGGCCAGCATGCAACGACGCTGTCGGGTGGCGAAGCGCAACGGGTAAAACTGGCTGAAGAGCTGTCTAAAAAAGACACCGGCAAAACCCTATATATCCTCGATGAACCTACTACGGGCCTGCATTTTCAGGACATCGCCCACCTGCTCGACGTGCTGAACAAGCTTGCCGATAAAGGAAATACAGTCCTGATTATTGAACATAATCTGGACGTTATCAAAGTCTCCGACCACCTCATTGACCTTGGGCCAGAAGGCGGTAACAAAGGCGGTAACATTATTGCCGAAGGACCGCCCGAAAAGGTAGCTGAAGTAAAAGGAAGCTACACCGGCAAGTTTTTAAAGATGGAGTTAGAAGGGCAAAAAACATAA
- a CDS encoding transposase, which produces MDETKFQGNYRIEPARLSEYDYGSNGAYFITICTKNKNYYFGDIGIVDDEPVIQPTTIGQRAIDGWRSIPEFSPFIQLDAFQLMPNHLHGILFINKADYTDWKPNTFGPQKENLASTLRGFKSGVTAYATTNQIPLGWQTRYYDRVIRNDNELNRIRQYIVNNPVQWAQDSENKEGLYM; this is translated from the coding sequence ATGGACGAAACTAAATTTCAAGGTAACTATCGGATCGAACCTGCGCGGTTATCGGAGTATGATTACGGGTCCAATGGTGCGTATTTCATTACTATTTGCACGAAGAATAAGAATTACTACTTCGGTGATATTGGTATTGTCGATGACGAACCTGTTATTCAGCCTACTACTATCGGTCAGCGTGCCATTGATGGTTGGCGCTCTATTCCTGAATTTTCACCCTTTATTCAGTTAGATGCTTTTCAACTGATGCCAAATCATCTACATGGCATTCTTTTTATCAACAAAGCAGATTACACAGACTGGAAGCCCAATACCTTCGGGCCTCAAAAAGAAAACCTAGCCTCAACTTTACGGGGCTTCAAATCTGGCGTAACAGCCTATGCTACGACTAATCAGATTCCTTTGGGCTGGCAAACCCGTTACTATGATCGTGTTATCCGTAACGACAATGAATTAAATCGTATTCGTCAATACATTGTAAATAATCCAGTCCAATGGGCACAAGATTCTGAAAACAAAGAGGGATTATACATGTAG
- a CDS encoding ribonucleotide-diphosphate reductase subunit beta translates to MVQNDVIEPILEEDKGRFVLFPIKHWDIWEYYKTHEASFWTAEEIDLGQDMKDWNNLSDGERHFISHVLAFFAASDGIVNENLAVNFLSEVQYAEAKCFYGFQVMMENIHSETYSLLIDTYIKDPVEKDRLLNAIDTIPCVQKKAEWALRWIDNGTFAERLIAFAVVEGIFFSGSFCSIYWLKKRGMMPGLTFSNELISRDEGLHRDFACMLYTDHIVNKLPESDIYDIIRNAVEIEQEFVADALPVSLIGMNAELMKQYIAFVADHLLVTLGLRKIYNVANPFDFMDMISLQGKTNFFEKRVGEYQRGEVMSKFKAAKASASQPQDADNPAPIVVNEEPKGITFDADF, encoded by the coding sequence ATGGTACAGAATGATGTTATTGAACCGATCTTAGAAGAAGACAAAGGTCGCTTTGTCCTGTTCCCGATCAAGCACTGGGACATTTGGGAATACTACAAAACCCACGAAGCGTCGTTCTGGACTGCCGAAGAGATTGATCTCGGGCAGGACATGAAGGACTGGAATAATCTTAGCGATGGCGAACGGCACTTTATCTCGCACGTACTGGCGTTTTTTGCCGCATCGGATGGGATTGTAAATGAGAACCTGGCCGTCAATTTTCTGTCGGAGGTACAATATGCCGAAGCCAAGTGCTTCTATGGTTTTCAGGTAATGATGGAGAACATCCACTCCGAAACCTACTCGTTGCTCATTGATACCTATATTAAAGATCCAGTTGAAAAGGATCGGTTACTAAACGCAATCGACACCATTCCCTGCGTGCAGAAAAAAGCGGAATGGGCTTTACGCTGGATCGACAATGGTACGTTTGCCGAGCGACTGATTGCCTTTGCGGTTGTTGAGGGCATTTTCTTCTCCGGCTCGTTCTGCTCGATTTACTGGCTTAAAAAGCGGGGTATGATGCCCGGTTTAACCTTTTCGAACGAACTGATTTCGCGCGACGAAGGTCTGCACCGTGATTTTGCCTGTATGTTGTATACAGATCACATTGTCAATAAATTACCCGAGTCGGACATTTACGACATCATCCGCAATGCGGTTGAAATTGAGCAGGAGTTTGTGGCCGACGCACTGCCAGTTTCGTTAATCGGCATGAACGCTGAGTTGATGAAACAATACATTGCTTTCGTAGCCGATCACTTGCTGGTGACACTTGGTTTGCGTAAAATCTATAACGTAGCAAACCCATTCGATTTCATGGACATGATTTCGTTACAGGGCAAAACCAACTTCTTCGAAAAGCGCGTAGGCGAATACCAGCGTGGCGAAGTGATGTCCAAGTTTAAAGCCGCAAAAGCATCCGCTTCGCAACCACAGGATGCCGACAATCCAGCACCAATTGTGGTGAATGAAGAACCTAAGGGTATTACATTCGATGCCGATTTTTAA
- a CDS encoding class I SAM-dependent methyltransferase: MNRLDIIQALMRQKSFKNYLEIGVENGHIFFRIKSSFKVAVDPKFIFDASRRFGKAILNPYNLNNQYFEKTSDDFFAQDAKQVFAGKKLQLALVDGMHEYHFALRDVENALNYMDDNGVIIMHDCNPQTAGAAGRFEDWEVGEWNGDVWKTIIHLRSQRPDLTVFVLDCDQGLGIVTRKKPESTLNYTPAQIDALTYDDLVKDRQKLLNLKSTDYFYEYFGLQK; the protein is encoded by the coding sequence ATGAATCGATTAGACATTATACAGGCCCTGATGCGGCAGAAAAGTTTTAAAAATTACCTCGAAATTGGCGTCGAAAACGGCCATATTTTCTTTCGCATCAAGAGTTCGTTTAAGGTCGCCGTTGATCCGAAATTCATTTTCGACGCCAGCCGTCGATTTGGCAAGGCCATCCTGAATCCCTACAATCTTAACAATCAATACTTCGAGAAGACAAGCGACGATTTTTTTGCGCAGGATGCCAAACAGGTCTTCGCTGGTAAAAAACTACAATTGGCGTTAGTGGATGGTATGCACGAATATCATTTCGCACTCCGGGATGTAGAAAACGCGCTCAACTACATGGATGATAATGGGGTGATTATTATGCACGATTGTAACCCACAAACAGCAGGTGCGGCAGGGCGTTTTGAGGACTGGGAGGTGGGCGAGTGGAACGGTGACGTCTGGAAAACCATTATTCACCTTCGCAGTCAACGTCCCGACCTAACTGTATTCGTGCTCGATTGCGATCAAGGCTTAGGCATTGTTACCCGAAAAAAACCTGAATCAACTCTGAATTATACCCCCGCTCAAATTGACGCGCTGACTTACGACGATTTAGTAAAGGATCGGCAAAAGCTGTTAAATCTGAAATCCACCGACTATTTCTATGAATACTTTGGCTTGCAGAAATAA
- a CDS encoding glycosyltransferase family 2 protein yields MNPRKVSIILINYNSHQFTFDCVHSIVEKTKEVDYEIIIVDNNSKNADYEVLKSITDQSRVQLIRSRINLGFSGGNMLGVQFADPLADYYYFLNNDCVLRTDVCSQLTAFMEATSDAGLCGAQMFNGEGVRQITFGYLPTLGSKILGHGFVRMLHPEIYPPTKKVYTGPIQVPFVMGSTLFLRASAFNKIGGFDVAHFLYVEEEDLAKRLLIAGFNTYLVPQAEYVHFTGQSTSRNYDVDKEYYISLFHYFRKYHSWPARALFRAYYFIKNGRKFRQDPIYGKLAWFIGRGSPMRESLRYKQTISSEKIIP; encoded by the coding sequence ATGAATCCGCGAAAAGTTTCCATTATTTTAATCAACTATAATTCTCACCAGTTTACGTTCGACTGCGTTCATTCGATTGTTGAAAAGACAAAAGAGGTTGACTATGAGATAATTATTGTTGATAATAATTCAAAAAACGCGGATTACGAAGTCTTAAAATCAATTACAGACCAATCCAGAGTTCAGCTCATTCGTAGTCGGATTAACCTCGGCTTTTCGGGCGGAAATATGCTCGGGGTGCAATTCGCTGACCCCTTGGCCGACTATTATTATTTTCTGAATAATGATTGTGTACTGCGCACCGACGTATGCAGCCAACTAACTGCGTTTATGGAGGCTACATCCGACGCTGGTTTGTGCGGAGCGCAGATGTTTAATGGTGAAGGCGTACGCCAGATAACCTTCGGCTATTTGCCCACGCTCGGTAGCAAAATTCTGGGTCACGGCTTTGTTCGGATGCTACATCCAGAAATTTACCCACCCACCAAAAAGGTATATACCGGACCGATCCAAGTGCCGTTCGTAATGGGGAGCACCTTGTTTTTACGAGCATCGGCATTTAATAAAATTGGAGGCTTCGATGTGGCCCACTTTCTCTATGTTGAAGAAGAAGATCTAGCCAAGCGACTGCTTATAGCGGGCTTCAATACCTATTTGGTACCTCAGGCAGAATATGTTCACTTTACGGGGCAGAGTACGTCTCGTAACTACGACGTTGATAAGGAGTACTACATTTCACTTTTTCATTATTTCCGAAAATATCATTCCTGGCCAGCTCGGGCTTTATTTCGGGCATATTATTTTATTAAAAATGGCCGCAAGTTTCGGCAAGATCCTATATATGGTAAATTAGCCTGGTTTATTGGACGAGGTAGCCCCATGCGCGAAAGTTTGCGTTATAAACAAACTATCAGTTCAGAAAAGATAATCCCTTAA
- a CDS encoding nucleoside hydrolase — MIRITLFSISVLLALTIGSVAGQSAKKTAAVPVIFDTDMGPDYDDVGAITLLHAFADEGQAKILATIASTNYPKVTQVLSVLNTYFNRPSTPIGVPKGEAVSDKDTQHWSDTIVARYPHSIKSNSEVPDAVALYRQILAKQPDHSVTVITVGFLTNLANLLDSKPDQYSKLTGRELAVQKIKQVVSMAGKFPTGREFNVFRDTPASKTFFASWPTPVLMSGFEIGQKIHSGLPLTQNKAIQHSPVKDVFTISLPKAKEDANGRMSWDQTAVLVGVKGYGPYYTVKSGRLTLNTDGSNGWDDSGKGHQYLIEKMPVSEVEALINKLMQHQPKKR, encoded by the coding sequence ATGATCCGAATTACCTTATTTTCAATTAGTGTGTTACTGGCACTGACAATCGGTTCGGTTGCCGGACAATCGGCCAAAAAAACGGCCGCAGTACCCGTTATTTTTGATACGGATATGGGCCCCGACTACGACGATGTTGGTGCTATTACGCTGCTTCATGCCTTTGCCGATGAAGGACAGGCTAAAATCCTGGCGACTATTGCCAGTACCAACTATCCGAAAGTAACGCAGGTGCTGAGTGTGTTGAATACCTATTTTAATCGTCCAAGCACACCAATTGGCGTACCCAAAGGCGAAGCAGTGAGCGATAAAGACACGCAGCACTGGTCTGATACAATTGTAGCTCGCTATCCGCACAGTATCAAGTCGAATAGCGAAGTGCCAGATGCGGTTGCACTTTATCGACAGATTTTGGCTAAACAGCCTGACCATAGTGTAACGGTTATTACCGTTGGTTTTCTGACAAACCTGGCCAACCTGCTTGATTCCAAACCAGATCAATATTCTAAACTAACAGGGCGGGAGTTGGCTGTCCAGAAAATAAAACAGGTGGTCAGTATGGCTGGCAAATTCCCGACAGGGCGAGAGTTTAATGTATTCAGAGATACGCCAGCGTCGAAAACATTCTTTGCCAGCTGGCCAACGCCCGTTTTGATGAGTGGATTTGAAATTGGACAAAAAATTCACTCAGGCTTGCCGCTAACACAGAATAAAGCGATTCAGCATAGCCCTGTAAAAGATGTTTTTACAATTAGCCTGCCTAAAGCAAAAGAAGATGCAAATGGCCGGATGAGTTGGGATCAAACGGCTGTTCTGGTAGGCGTTAAAGGGTATGGTCCGTATTACACCGTGAAATCCGGTCGACTAACGCTAAATACCGATGGATCAAATGGCTGGGACGATTCGGGCAAGGGGCATCAGTATTTAATAGAAAAAATGCCCGTTTCGGAAGTTGAAGCGCTAATAAACAAGCTGATGCAACATCAGCCTAAAAAGCGATAA
- a CDS encoding glutathionylspermidine synthase family protein — protein sequence MISLRKLTISPDTQLQNLGWDWMLGQDTLPYLANEVVVVQAEEADAYYDAVNELFEMFVTAGQHIIDGNRFAEMGIPANLVELIKLSWDDDRHIHLYGRFDLAGGIDGRPIKLIEFNADTATCLPETAVVQYAHLKANGLDDSQQFNAVFETLTGQFEELLAVNPDLQPTLLLSAIRDFPEDDTNVALLGEAAREAGFDIEFDFIDNVEFSAEEGIFWQNPKNGQFEKLDFWFKLVPWESIAEDEPELVKLLTEIVRKRLAVVLNPAYTLLFQSKYILKILWDLYPNHPLLLETDTKPLAGKACVEKVLFGREGANIRIINMDGSERLAADGDYGDYPKIYQQYVEFPQDSEGHTYQAGVFYAGEACGLGFRRGGLILDNKAGFVGHVIN from the coding sequence ATGATTTCTCTTCGAAAACTTACAATATCACCCGATACCCAATTACAAAATCTGGGTTGGGACTGGATGCTTGGTCAAGATACGCTACCTTATCTGGCAAATGAAGTCGTAGTGGTGCAAGCTGAAGAAGCTGATGCTTACTATGACGCAGTCAATGAACTGTTTGAGATGTTTGTAACGGCAGGGCAGCATATTATTGACGGAAATCGCTTTGCCGAAATGGGTATTCCGGCGAATCTGGTAGAGCTGATAAAACTATCGTGGGATGATGATCGCCATATTCATCTCTATGGCCGCTTTGATCTGGCTGGTGGTATCGATGGACGACCCATCAAACTCATCGAATTTAACGCCGACACAGCTACTTGTTTGCCCGAAACGGCCGTTGTTCAGTACGCCCACCTAAAAGCAAATGGGCTGGATGATAGCCAGCAATTCAATGCCGTATTTGAAACGTTGACGGGTCAATTTGAAGAACTACTGGCTGTAAACCCCGACCTACAACCCACATTACTTCTGTCGGCCATACGCGATTTCCCGGAAGACGATACGAATGTGGCTTTATTGGGCGAAGCCGCTCGCGAAGCAGGTTTTGATATTGAGTTTGACTTTATCGATAACGTTGAATTTTCGGCAGAGGAAGGCATTTTCTGGCAAAACCCTAAAAATGGGCAGTTCGAAAAACTAGATTTCTGGTTCAAACTGGTGCCCTGGGAGTCCATTGCCGAAGATGAACCTGAATTGGTTAAGCTATTGACTGAAATTGTCAGAAAACGTTTGGCCGTCGTCTTAAATCCGGCTTACACACTACTCTTCCAATCGAAATACATTCTAAAAATCCTCTGGGATCTTTATCCAAATCATCCATTACTTCTGGAAACTGACACGAAGCCACTTGCGGGAAAAGCATGTGTTGAAAAGGTTTTATTCGGTCGGGAAGGAGCCAACATTCGCATTATCAATATGGATGGAAGCGAGCGTCTGGCTGCCGATGGAGACTACGGAGATTACCCAAAAATATACCAGCAATACGTCGAATTCCCTCAAGATTCAGAAGGTCATACCTACCAGGCGGGGGTTTTCTATGCTGGCGAAGCCTGTGGTTTAGGCTTCCGTCGTGGTGGCCTAATTTTAGATAACAAAGCAGGATTTGTAGGGCATGTAATTAACTAA